One window of Quercus robur chromosome 12, dhQueRobu3.1, whole genome shotgun sequence genomic DNA carries:
- the LOC126709797 gene encoding isoflavone reductase homolog codes for MAKTKVLVVGGTGYIGKRIVKASLAQEDHIITYVLQRREMGFDIDKVQLLFSFKKQGARLIEASFSDHNSLVDAVKQVDVVICTMSGSHSGSSHGVLLQLKLVEAIKEAGNIKRFIPSEFGTDPSRMGHALEPGRVTFDDKMVVRRAIEDAKIPFTYVTANCFAGYFAANLSQMETLLPPKEKVTVYGDGNVKVIYVDEDDVALYTIKTIDDPRTLNKTLHIRPPENILSQRELVEKWEKLLGKELEKISISQEDFLASMKGLDPFGQAVVGHLYHFFYEGCLTNFQIGEEGEEASELYPDVKYIRMDEYLKLYL; via the exons ATGGCAAAGACGAAAGTTCTTGTTGTGGGGGGTACTGGGTACATCGGGAAGAGAATTGTGAAGGCAAGCCTAGCACAGGAGGATCATATAATCACCTATGTTCTTCAGCGCCGAGAGATGGGTTTTGACATTGATAAGGTCCAAttgctattttcttttaagaagcAAGGTGCCCGCCTTATTGAAGCCTCATTTTCCGATCACAACAGTCTCGTAGATGCTGTGAAACAAGTTGATGTTGTCATTTGCACCATGTCTGGGAGTCATTCTGGCAGCTCTCACGGAGTTTTGTTGCAGCTCAAGCTTGTTGAGGCCATCAAAGAAGCTGGAAACATTAAG cgtTTCATACCATCGGAATTTGGTACGGACCCTTCACGGATGGGACATGCTCTTGAGCCTGGAAGAGTGACATTTGATGATAAAATGGTAGTGAGAAGAGCAATAGAGGATGCTAAAATCCCCTTCACTTATGTAACTGCTAACTGTTTTGCTGGTTACTTTGCTGCCAACCTTTCTCAAATGGAAACACTCTTGCCTCCTAAGGAAAAAGTTACCGTCTATGGTGATGGCAACGTCAAAG TGATTTACGTGGATGAAGACGACGTTGCTTTATACACAATTAAAACAATAGATGATCCTCGAACATTGAACAAAACACTGCACATTCGGCCTCCAGAGAACATTCTCTCCCAAAGAGAACTAGTTGAGAAGTGGGAGAAACTTCTTGGGAAGGAACTTGAAAAGATTAGCATTTCACAAGAAGATTTTCTCGCCTCCatgaaag GACTGGACCCTTTTGGCCAGGCAGTAGTTGGGCATCTCTATCACTTTTTCTATGAAGGTTGTTTGACAAACTTTCAAATAGGAGAAGAGGGTGAAGAAGCTTCAGAGCTTTATCCAGATGTGAAATATATACGCATGGATGAATACCTAAAGCTCTATCTATAG